The following nucleotide sequence is from Streptomyces sp. HUAS CB01.
GCAGACGTCGTCAGCAGTCATTCCGCACCCCTCGATTAGGTTAGGTAAGGCACGCCTAACCTAGCTCATGAGTCGGTGCGGGCGCATCACCCGTCGGGGTCGCACCGCCGCCCCACGCTCGCCCGCGCGTGACCGGACCGCCCGGCCGTGGGCCGTGGCCGCGCGCAGGGCCCTCCGGGACCGGGACGTGTCGCCCGAGGAGGGGCGGGCGCGGGCGCGGGCGGTTCCACCGCACCGGCGGGGCGACGCGTCGCCGCCGGCACCCGCCCGTCTCCCCCGGACCCGCCCGCGCGTGCCCGGCCGGGCGCCCGTCGCGGCGGGACCGCCGACGGCCGTGGAGCGGACGTGACGACGTGGCGACGTGGCGACGTGGCGACGGCATGACGTGGCGACATGGCGACGTGGCGACGTGGCGACGTGGCGACGTGGCGACGTGGCGACGTGGCGACGTGGCGACGTGGCGACGTGGCGACGTGGCGACGGCATGACGTGACGTGAAGGGGCGTGAGTTCCGCGCGGCGTCCGCCTCGTGCGGGCCAGTCGCGCGGTGGCCCCGGTCGCGGCCCGCTGGCACGCTCCCGGCGAAGTTCGCGGTGCGCGTTTCCGCAACCCCCGGGCGGCCGAAAGGAGCGCACCATGACCACGACGACCACCGAGGAGCATGAGGCCGGTGCCGAACGGGAGCTCACCGTACGCGAGGCCGGCGGCCGGCTCGGCGCCGTGATCTCATGTGGTCGCGGGACAACCGCGCCATCCAGCACCACGGCGTGGACGACTCCGACGGCCACGAGCGCAGGCTGCGCCGCGTCACGATGGACGGCGACGTGGCGGCCGGCGTGGACGGCGTGCCCTCGCGGCTGCTCGAGCCGCCGGCGGCCGTACCGGCGCCCCCCTTCGGCGCCCCCTCCGGCGCCTCCACCGCGGTCGCCTGAGCCCGTCGCCGCCATGACCGGGTGTGGTGGGATCCGGTGAGCCTTCGTCAGCCGCCGTACCGACGGCTCACCGGTTCTCACCCTCCACCCGGCTCAGGACGTGGCCAGTAGTGCCTCCAGCGCCGTCGCCGTGCCGGGGTGGGCGTGGACGAGGGCCACGCCCCCGGGGCCTTGGGCCGTCGTCTCCCACGCGTCGTCGCAGCCCAGCAGTTCCGCCACCGCGTCGCAGGCGGCGGGATGGGCGGCAAGCAGCGGAACGCCTCGGCCGCCGCCCCCCGGCCGGGCGGGACGCACCGCGCGCGGGTCCGGTGGTACGCGCCACGGCGGCACCCACGAGTCGAGGACGTCGAGCCGCGCGGGGAAGATCCGGCCGGCCTCGCGGATCAGCAGCGGCGCCAGCTCCGCGCCGCCGGCCCGGAGGGTGGTGATCAGGGTCGGCAGCCAGGGCAGCAGCACCGCGTCCGGCAGCCGGGCGAACGCGTTCGACACCGATTCCACGACGAAGTCGGCGAGGGCGGGCGCCGGCTCCAGCGCGTGCAGGAATCCGCTGAGGTAGCGGGGGTAGGCCGGCACCACGAGGGGGTTGGCGAGCAGCTCGTCGCACCGCGTGCGCAGATCCGCCCGGGAGAGGCTGCCGAGCTGGGTCTGCGCCGCCCAGAGCAGTGCGACCTTCGCCGGTTCCCCGGGGTGCGACTGGGCGACGGCCAGCTCCAGTTGCGTACGGTCGCAGCCCAGCGACAGCGCCAGACCCTCCATGCTGAACAGGAACCCCAGCATCGCGGCGACCTGACGGACGGTCGCGTGCTCGTCGGTGAACGCCGTCGGCAGCAGGGTGCAGTAGTGCGCGTACCCCGTCTTGACGAAGGACTCGATCCACGGCGGCAGCACCGGTTCGCTGGTCCGGTAGTACGCCAGCAGCCTGCGCACCCGGCGCAGGACCTCCGGGGCGCCGTCGACACTGCGCTCGGTGGCCAGCACCTCCAGGGCGCGGGTGCCCAGTTCGTCGGCGAGGCGTCGGCTGCGCAGATGCAGCGTCGCGTCCTCGACGGCTTCGAGGACGACCGCTGTCGTCGCCTGCGGGCCGTACGCCGTGCGCCGAAGGCGCTGCTCCAGCACCTGCTCGATGCTGACGCCTTCGTAGCCGAGCTCGATGAGCGCACGCTGGTGGGTGCCCAGCGCGAGGTCCCAGGACTCCTGGATGGGGCGCTCGCCCAGCCGCCGCTCCCCCATGATCGGGCGGGCGGCGCCGTGCGGCATCAGGTACCGCAGCATCCACAGCACATCGGAGCACTTCTCCAGGTCCGGCCGGGCGGCGATGTCCAGCAGCGCCCGCTGCACTCCACGCTGCTGGAGCCTCAGTCCCAGCGGGGCGAGCCGGTCGTGCACATCGCGCGCCAGGGGCGGCAGCGCGTCGTAGCCGACCTGGCCGATCCGGTCGCCGCCCATCATGATCTCCACGAGCCGGCGCACATCGCGCCGGCCCGGCACGGTGTCCTTCTCGATGCAGGTGACGGCAGCGTCCTGGAAGTCGTACGGGGTGGGCTTGGCGCGGTCCCTCATCCCGGCCAGCAGGATCGAGGTCTCGAACACGGCGATGGCGTCGGCGGTGGAGGCGAGGTAGCCGTTGCGGCGTGCCGCCCGCACGATCTCGACCGACCAGCCGAGCAGTTCGGCCTCGTCGAGGCGGTCCAGGACGGGCGGCCGTCGCAGAAAGCCGGAAAGCCTGTCGGAGGCCGGCACCGCCGGGTCGACGGCCGACGGGCCGGCCTTCACCGCCTTCGCCTTCTTCTTCGCGCCCGCCTGCCCCGCCAGCCGGAACGGCTCGACGCCGGAGCGCCTGACGTTCTTCGCCCACACCGTCGCGGCGATGGACACCGAGCCGGCGGCGAGCCCGAACTGCGCCTCGATCGCGGCGTGGCTGGAGGGGATCAGACCGTGCTGCCACGTGGTCGCGGTCCGTGGCGCGATCTCGAAGGTGTCGGCACCGTCCACGCCGAACTCGGCGACACGGCTGGCCGCGTGGAACGCGCCGCAGACGTAGAGGCAGTCCGCGGGATCGGTGCCGGTGGCGGCGAGGTGCTCGCGCATGCGGGTCCACATGTGGCGCTCGCGGTCCTCGTCCACGCGCACCCGCCGTGGGTCGCCCGGCGCAAGACGGCGGAAGAGACTGCCGATCAGCAGCATGACCTGCCGGTACGTGTCGTGGTCGCTGTCCCCGAGAGGCAGCTCCACGTACTGGTGCCACCACTCCGACCAGTGCCGGACCCGGCCGTGGCGCAGCAGGTGCTCCTCCAGCTCGGCGAAGCGCGGCCGCAGGTCGCCGAGTTCGACGCCGACCGCGTCGCCGTGCAGTGCGGCCTCCTCCTCGGCCGGTCCGTCCGGACCGGCCGGCTCGGCTGCGTCCGTTCCGCGCGCGTCCCACTGGAACACATGGTCGGAGGAACGGTCGACGAGGACGAGCTCGACACCCGGGGTGTCCAGGGCGTAGGCGATCGCCTGGTACTCGGCCGACGCCTCGGTGACGGGCGCGACCACGGAGAGCGGCGACCAGTCGGCCGGGAATCCCTCGACCTCGGAGGCGAACGCCTGCACCGCGACCGGGAGCCTGCAGTTGCGCAGTTCGGTCAGCAGCGGGGCCATGTCCTCGCACAGCTCGAGGTACACCACCTTCGGCTGCTTCTCCCTCAGCCGCCGGGCCATCGCGAGCGCCGAGGCGGGCGAGTGGTGACAGACCGGGAAGATCTCGAGGGGTTCCCGCACCGCGCGGTCCACGTCGTCGACGATGCCGAGCAGCAGGCCCTCGAGCGCGTCGGGACCGCCGGCGAAGGCCGCCGCGGCTTCCTGCAGCTGGGTCCGCAGCGCGGTGAACGTCCCTTCCTCGGCGGCGCTCATGACAGGGTGGCGATCGCGTCGCGGCCGCCCTCCAGGAACTCCGGCCAGGAGCCGCCCTCCTCCTTGCTGCGCGGCTCGACGACACCGTGCAGGTACTTGTTGAGGATGGCCAGGTCCTCCGGCTCACGCCGCGCCAGGGATCCTACGAGGGAGGAGGCGAGGGTGTGGGCGGTCAACGCCCGCTCGCCGAAGAAGTTGCTGTGCAGGATCGCGTCCTCCAGCACACCGATCTGCTCGGCGGTCGACAGCGCGGACTCCAGCTTCTCGTCGTCGCTGCCGGCCGAGGCAGCGGAGGCGCGCAGGTCGGCGAAGCTCTGCAGGAGCACGTCGAGCAGCGTCGGAGGCACGTCGAGCTCGATCCGGTGGCGGCGCAGCAACTCCTCGGTGCGGAAGCGGACGATCTCCGCCTCGCTCTTCTTGTTCGTCACCACCGGGATGCGCACGAAGTTGAAGCGGCGCTTGAGGGCCGACGAGAGGTCGTTGACGCCCCGGTCCCGGCTGTTGGCGGTGGCGATGACCGAGAAACCGGGCTTGGCGAAGACGATGTTGTCGCTGTCCAGCTCGGGGACCGAGATGTACTTCTCCGACAGGATGGAGATCAGGGCGTCCTGGACGTCGCTGGTGGAGCGGGTCAGCTCCTCGAAGCGGCCGATCGCACCGGTCTCCATCGCGGTCATGATCGGTGAGGGGATCATCGAGTCGCGGGACTGGCCCTTGGCGATCACCATGGACACGTTCCACGAGTACTTGATGTGGTCCTCGGTGGTGCCGGCCGTGCCCTGCACCACCAGAGTGGAGTTCCGGCTGATCGCGGCGGACAGCAGCTCGGCGAGCCAGCTCTTGCCGGTGCCGGGGTCGCCTATGAGCAGCAGGCCGCGGTCGGAGGCCAGCGTGACGATGGCGCGCTCGACGAAGCTGCGGTCCCCGAACCACTTCCGGGAGATCTCCCGCTCGAGACCGTCGGAGCGCTCGGAGCCCAGGACGAACAGCCGGACCATCTTCGGGGAGAGCCGCCAGGAGAAGGGCTTGGGGTTGTCGTCGATCGACTCCAGCCAGTCCAGTTCCTCGGCGTACTTGATCTCGGCGGGGGCGCGCAACAGATCGGACATGTCAGGGCCTTTCTCAACGTGTAAGAGTGAAAGAGCGTCAGCGTGGGACGCGGTGCGGACGCGGTCATGGCTGAGGACGCGTCAGCGGGCAGTGCCGCCGCGGCTGAGGAGGCGACGGATCCGCCCGCAGCGCCGGTCAGGCGAGGAACGTCTTGAGCTCGTGGACGAGCTTGCGTATGTGACCGGATATCACCGGTGTGCCGAGGTCCTTGAAGCGCTCCCGGAACCAGGGGTTGACGCTGCCCCGGCCGGAGCTGGTCACCGAGCCGACGGGGATGAACTTGGCCCCCGAACGATGGATGGCGGCCATGGACTCGAAGAGCTGCTCGCTCCGCCATTCGTAGAAGTCGGAGATCCACACCACGACGGTGTTGCGCGGTTCGGCGATCTTCGGCTGGGCCAGCGCCATGGCGACCGTGCCGTCGGTGCCGCCGCCGAGGTTGGTGCGCAGCAGCGTCTCGAAGGGGTCGTGCACCCAGGGTGTGAGGTCGAGGGCCTGGGTGTCGTAGGCGATCAGATGGACGTCCACCTTCGGCAGTCCGGTGAAGATCGAGGCGAGGATGGTGCAGTTGACCATCGAGTCGACCATGGAACCCGACTGGTCCACGACCACGACGAGCCGCTGCGGCATCGTCTTGCGGGCGGTGTGCCGGTAGTAGAGGCGGTCGACGTACAGCCGCTCCTCCTCCGGGCTCCAGTTGGTCAGGTTCTTCCAGATCGTGCGGTCGAGATCCAGGTTCCGGAAGACGCGCTTCGGCGGCACGGAGCGGTCCAGGGCCCCGACCGTGGCCTTCTCCACCTGGGTTCGCAGCACCTCGGCGACCTCGTCGACGAAGCGGCGGATCAGGGCCTTGGCATTGGCCAGCGCCACACCGGACAGATTGTTCTTGTCGCGCAGCAACTGCTCGATGAGCGACATGCTGGGGGTGAGCTGCGAGGCGAGCTGCGGGTCGGCGAGGACTTCGCGCAGATGCATCCGTTTCACGAGGTCGGCCTCGATGGCGCCGAGTTCCGGGCCGATCGCCGGAATCAGCGTGCTGAGGTCGGGCACCGCACCGCCGCCGGAGCCGGTCGGGGCGGCGGCGCGGCCGGCCGCGCCGCCGCCGGAACGGCCGCCGCGCAGCTCGCCGGGCCGGCAGCCGAGCGCACGCTCCAGCCAGCCCGCGTCGGACTGCCAGCGCGCGAGCTGCCCGGCGGTGACCGTGCCGGATCCGGACGAGAAGACGTTGAGCAGCACTTTCGACACGAGTGCGGCACGGCGTACTTCGGCGGCGCGGTCACGGCCGTCCGGCCCGCCCCCACCGGCGCGCGCCTCGGGCGCGGCACCGGGTACGGCCGGGGAGCCCGCTTCGGGCACGGACCCGGGTACGGGCGCGGCACCCGCTGCGGCCGGGGCCCCGGCTTCGGGTCCGGCTTGGGGTCCGGCTTCCGCTCCGGCTTCGGGTCCGGCTTCCGCTCCGGCTTCCGCTCCGGCTTCCGCTCCGGCTTCGGGTCCGGCTTCCGCTCCGGGCAGAGATCCGGTGGCGGGTCCGGGCACGCGGACGGGGTCGGAGCCGTGAGCGGGGTCCGGTCCGGACCGGTCGTCGGGCCGGGGCACCATCAGACCGTCGAACTCGGCGGCCAGCTCCGGATGGCGCTGCACGATGGAGTCGACGGACGCCTGCGGGTCCAGCAGCGCGGGCGGCAGCCCGATGTCCTCGACGACGGCGAGGCTGGCCGCCTCCAGCGTCGTCTGCTCCTCGTGGTCGAAGAGGCGGGCGAGGAGCCGCCAGTACAGGACCTGACGGCGATGGTCGTGGGAGTCCGCCTCGGGCCGCCGGCCCGGCCGCTCCCGGTCGGTCGTCTGCCCCCGGTCGGTCGTCTGCTCCGTCACTTCCGCAGCAGCCTCCCCGCTCGCTCCCGCAGCACCGTCACGGCGTCGGTGGCGGCCTTCTCGGCCCTGAGACCGGCCCTGTCGGCCGTGCCGCCGGCCCATCCGCCGCCGTGCACCGCCACGGCCTTCTTCCGCACGGTCCTCTCGACGGCGAGCGGCTGGACGCTGAAGATGCCGGCGTCCCACCGGAGCAGCCCGATGCACGC
It contains:
- a CDS encoding DUF5682 family protein, giving the protein MSAAEEGTFTALRTQLQEAAAAFAGGPDALEGLLLGIVDDVDRAVREPLEIFPVCHHSPASALAMARRLREKQPKVVYLELCEDMAPLLTELRNCRLPVAVQAFASEVEGFPADWSPLSVVAPVTEASAEYQAIAYALDTPGVELVLVDRSSDHVFQWDARGTDAAEPAGPDGPAEEEAALHGDAVGVELGDLRPRFAELEEHLLRHGRVRHWSEWWHQYVELPLGDSDHDTYRQVMLLIGSLFRRLAPGDPRRVRVDEDRERHMWTRMREHLAATGTDPADCLYVCGAFHAASRVAEFGVDGADTFEIAPRTATTWQHGLIPSSHAAIEAQFGLAAGSVSIAATVWAKNVRRSGVEPFRLAGQAGAKKKAKAVKAGPSAVDPAVPASDRLSGFLRRPPVLDRLDEAELLGWSVEIVRAARRNGYLASTADAIAVFETSILLAGMRDRAKPTPYDFQDAAVTCIEKDTVPGRRDVRRLVEIMMGGDRIGQVGYDALPPLARDVHDRLAPLGLRLQQRGVQRALLDIAARPDLEKCSDVLWMLRYLMPHGAARPIMGERRLGERPIQESWDLALGTHQRALIELGYEGVSIEQVLEQRLRRTAYGPQATTAVVLEAVEDATLHLRSRRLADELGTRALEVLATERSVDGAPEVLRRVRRLLAYYRTSEPVLPPWIESFVKTGYAHYCTLLPTAFTDEHATVRQVAAMLGFLFSMEGLALSLGCDRTQLELAVAQSHPGEPAKVALLWAAQTQLGSLSRADLRTRCDELLANPLVVPAYPRYLSGFLHALEPAPALADFVVESVSNAFARLPDAVLLPWLPTLITTLRAGGAELAPLLIREAGRIFPARLDVLDSWVPPWRVPPDPRAVRPARPGGGGRGVPLLAAHPAACDAVAELLGCDDAWETTAQGPGGVALVHAHPGTATALEALLATS
- a CDS encoding ATP-binding protein: MSDLLRAPAEIKYAEELDWLESIDDNPKPFSWRLSPKMVRLFVLGSERSDGLEREISRKWFGDRSFVERAIVTLASDRGLLLIGDPGTGKSWLAELLSAAISRNSTLVVQGTAGTTEDHIKYSWNVSMVIAKGQSRDSMIPSPIMTAMETGAIGRFEELTRSTSDVQDALISILSEKYISVPELDSDNIVFAKPGFSVIATANSRDRGVNDLSSALKRRFNFVRIPVVTNKKSEAEIVRFRTEELLRRHRIELDVPPTLLDVLLQSFADLRASAASAGSDDEKLESALSTAEQIGVLEDAILHSNFFGERALTAHTLASSLVGSLARREPEDLAILNKYLHGVVEPRSKEEGGSWPEFLEGGRDAIATLS
- a CDS encoding vWA domain-containing protein, with protein sequence MYWRLLARLFDHEEQTTLEAASLAVVEDIGLPPALLDPQASVDSIVQRHPELAAEFDGLMVPRPDDRSGPDPAHGSDPVRVPGPATGSLPGAEAGPEAGAEAGAEAGAEAGPEAGAEAGPQAGPEAGAPAAAGAAPVPGSVPEAGSPAVPGAAPEARAGGGGPDGRDRAAEVRRAALVSKVLLNVFSSGSGTVTAGQLARWQSDAGWLERALGCRPGELRGGRSGGGAAGRAAAPTGSGGGAVPDLSTLIPAIGPELGAIEADLVKRMHLREVLADPQLASQLTPSMSLIEQLLRDKNNLSGVALANAKALIRRFVDEVAEVLRTQVEKATVGALDRSVPPKRVFRNLDLDRTIWKNLTNWSPEEERLYVDRLYYRHTARKTMPQRLVVVVDQSGSMVDSMVNCTILASIFTGLPKVDVHLIAYDTQALDLTPWVHDPFETLLRTNLGGGTDGTVAMALAQPKIAEPRNTVVVWISDFYEWRSEQLFESMAAIHRSGAKFIPVGSVTSSGRGSVNPWFRERFKDLGTPVISGHIRKLVHELKTFLA